A region of Chlorogloeopsis sp. ULAP01 DNA encodes the following proteins:
- a CDS encoding phosphoenolpyruvate carboxylase, producing MSSLLYFFSQDVNVYPASDLFLRHRLQIVEELWESVLRQECGQKMVDLLRQLRDLCSPEGQATNDQASSVFKLIEQLNINEAIRAARAFALYFQLINIIEQDYEQRQQMNRYEVGKESGTQETLPNLVASPTSHTEEKPLNNGLGADLLTKSWQADLSGKRKGTFAALFPHLYQLNVPPQQIQRLIAQLDVQLVFTAHPTEIVRHTIRDKQRRVVKLLQQLDVVEKRVGNSGSWEATEIREQLIEEIRLWWRTDELHQFKPSVLDEVDYALHYFQEVLFETIPQLYKHLQRSLASTFPWLEPPRKNFCKFGSWVGADRDGNPSVTPEITWQTACYQRNIVLERYIQSIKRLINLLSVSLHWSDVLPDLLESLEIEQSQLSEVYDELALRYRQEPYRLKMSYVLKRLENTRDRNLALSKREIIKNDNTPIYRSGDEFLAELRLIERNLNETGLTCSELENLICQVEIFGFNLTCLDIRQESSRHSDALNEILEYLGVLKQPYDELSEEQRVAWLVSELQTRRPLIPAQLPFSHKTNDVIETLRVVRSLQQEFGGDICKTYIISMCRQVSDVLEVLLLAKEAGLYDPGTAVGTIQVVPLFETVEDLQRSRSVMRQLFELPLYRALLAGGYAAIEGDRGQGTGDRGQVTEAFFASHSPLTPNLQEVMLGYSDSNKDSGFLSSNWEIHKAQKSLQQIAENYGVNLRIFHGRGGSVGRGGGPAYEAILAQPGHSINGRIKITEQGEVLASKYSLRDLALFNLETITTAVIQASLLRTGFDDIEPWNEIMEELAVRSRTHYRALIYEEPDFIDFFHQVTPIEEISLLQISSRPARRPSGKKDLSGLRAIPWVFSWTQTRFLLPSWYGVGTALQEFLNEEPEEHLKLLRYFYIKWPFFKMVISKAEMTLAKVDLQMAQRYVEELSNPQDIPRFKRLFEQIANEYYLTRDLVLKITDHQRLLDGDPVLQRSVQLRNGTIVPLGFIQVALLKRLRQSKNIPTSGVIHSRYSKGELLRGALLTINGIAAGMRNTG from the coding sequence ATGAGTTCCCTTTTATACTTTTTCTCTCAGGATGTGAATGTCTACCCTGCCTCCGATTTATTTTTACGCCACCGTCTACAAATAGTAGAGGAATTATGGGAGTCCGTTCTTCGGCAGGAATGTGGCCAAAAAATGGTAGATCTGTTGCGGCAATTACGCGACTTGTGTTCGCCAGAAGGACAAGCAACTAACGATCAAGCTTCCTCTGTATTCAAATTGATTGAGCAGCTCAACATTAATGAAGCCATTCGAGCGGCTCGTGCTTTTGCTTTGTATTTCCAGCTGATCAACATCATAGAGCAGGATTACGAACAACGGCAGCAAATGAATCGTTATGAGGTGGGAAAAGAATCAGGAACTCAAGAAACTCTACCAAATCTTGTTGCTTCACCAACTTCTCATACAGAAGAAAAACCCCTAAACAACGGATTAGGAGCAGATTTGCTAACAAAAAGTTGGCAAGCGGACTTGAGTGGTAAACGTAAAGGCACTTTTGCTGCCTTGTTTCCCCATTTATATCAGCTAAATGTACCACCCCAACAAATTCAACGTCTAATTGCACAGTTGGATGTGCAACTGGTGTTCACCGCTCACCCAACAGAAATTGTCCGCCACACAATTCGCGATAAACAAAGACGAGTAGTCAAACTACTACAGCAGCTAGATGTAGTTGAAAAGCGTGTTGGTAATAGTGGTTCTTGGGAAGCAACAGAAATACGGGAACAATTGATAGAAGAAATTCGTTTGTGGTGGCGAACTGATGAGTTGCACCAATTTAAGCCTTCAGTACTAGATGAAGTAGACTATGCTCTGCACTACTTCCAAGAAGTTTTGTTTGAGACTATTCCCCAACTGTATAAGCATTTGCAACGCTCTTTAGCTAGCACTTTTCCCTGGCTGGAACCACCGAGAAAGAACTTTTGCAAATTTGGTTCTTGGGTAGGGGCAGACAGAGATGGCAACCCATCAGTAACACCGGAAATTACCTGGCAGACTGCTTGCTATCAACGCAATATTGTTTTAGAAAGGTATATTCAATCAATTAAACGCCTGATTAATTTATTAAGCGTCTCACTGCACTGGAGTGATGTTCTACCAGATTTGCTGGAATCTTTGGAGATAGAGCAATCGCAGCTGAGTGAAGTATACGACGAGTTGGCACTGCGTTATCGCCAAGAACCGTATCGACTGAAAATGTCGTATGTGCTAAAACGTTTAGAAAATACTCGCGATCGCAATTTAGCTCTCTCGAAACGGGAAATTATCAAAAACGATAACACGCCGATATATCGCTCAGGAGACGAATTTTTAGCGGAATTACGCCTAATTGAACGTAATTTAAATGAAACTGGATTGACTTGTAGCGAACTAGAAAATTTAATCTGTCAAGTAGAAATTTTTGGTTTTAACCTGACTTGTTTAGATATCCGTCAAGAATCCTCGCGCCACTCGGATGCTTTAAATGAAATTTTGGAGTACTTGGGTGTTTTAAAGCAACCTTACGACGAATTGAGCGAGGAACAAAGAGTTGCTTGGTTGGTAAGCGAACTACAAACCCGTCGTCCTTTAATCCCAGCACAATTACCATTTTCACACAAAACTAACGATGTCATTGAAACCCTGCGGGTAGTGCGATCGCTCCAACAAGAATTTGGTGGCGACATCTGCAAAACTTACATTATTAGTATGTGCCGCCAAGTCAGTGATGTGCTAGAAGTATTGCTTTTAGCTAAAGAAGCAGGGCTTTACGATCCTGGTACTGCTGTTGGCACCATTCAAGTAGTTCCTCTATTTGAAACAGTTGAAGACTTACAGCGATCGCGCAGCGTCATGCGGCAGTTATTTGAGTTGCCCTTGTATCGGGCTTTACTGGCAGGTGGATACGCAGCAATTGAAGGGGACAGGGGACAGGGGACGGGTGATAGGGGACAGGTGACAGAAGCGTTCTTTGCGTCTCATTCTCCTCTGACTCCCAATCTGCAAGAAGTAATGCTGGGGTATTCTGATAGTAATAAAGACTCTGGCTTTCTAAGCAGTAACTGGGAAATTCATAAAGCCCAAAAATCACTACAGCAAATTGCTGAAAATTATGGCGTCAATCTGAGAATATTCCACGGACGGGGTGGTTCTGTTGGACGTGGCGGTGGCCCAGCATATGAGGCAATTTTGGCACAACCTGGTCATAGTATCAACGGGCGCATCAAAATTACCGAACAAGGGGAAGTTTTAGCTTCTAAATATTCTTTGCGAGACTTAGCTCTGTTCAATTTGGAAACTATCACTACTGCTGTTATTCAGGCTAGCTTGTTGCGGACTGGGTTTGATGATATCGAACCCTGGAATGAAATTATGGAAGAGTTGGCAGTGCGATCGCGTACTCATTATCGCGCTCTCATCTACGAAGAACCAGATTTTATTGATTTCTTCCACCAAGTTACTCCGATAGAAGAAATTAGCCTCCTACAAATTAGCTCTCGCCCAGCGCGTCGTCCATCAGGTAAAAAAGATTTAAGTGGTTTACGGGCAATTCCTTGGGTGTTTAGTTGGACGCAAACACGATTTTTGCTACCTTCCTGGTATGGTGTTGGCACAGCATTACAAGAATTTTTGAACGAAGAACCGGAAGAACACTTAAAATTGCTGCGTTATTTTTACATTAAATGGCCATTCTTTAAAATGGTTATTTCTAAAGCAGAAATGACATTAGCAAAAGTAGACTTGCAAATGGCGCAGCGTTACGTGGAAGAATTGTCTAATCCGCAAGATATACCCCGTTTTAAGAGATTATTTGAGCAAATAGCCAATGAATACTATCTCACACGAGATTTAGTTCTAAAAATTACCGATCACCAACGACTTTTAGATGGTGATCCTGTTTTACAGCGTTCTGTGCAGCTACGCAATGGCACAATTGTACCGCTAGGCTTTATCCAAGTT